The following coding sequences lie in one Miscanthus floridulus cultivar M001 chromosome 9, ASM1932011v1, whole genome shotgun sequence genomic window:
- the LOC136480553 gene encoding uncharacterized protein translates to MDSDVPAMGFLHGCLLDAKKEIAKRFDNDESRYKDIWEKIDRRWDNKLKTPLHLAGYYLNPYYYYPNKIEIESDGTFSEGLVTCVTKMVPDLEIQDKIFDELNMYQNELGSFGKDIATRQRRNENFDPAKWWLNHGTSSPNLRKVATRILGLTCSSSDHERNWSDFEQVHSKRRNKLLHGRMSGLVYVKFNSRLKHKRENKAKDPIEKQVVDILEDDDNEFITGVALVADDEQEEPKDPQAEGDKEEEQEVAPAEPEHGKRKRVVRPRLKKRVKNITDINDGKQSVPEIVAASSCDTENDDDHDVGVHRQSASDPSSQSDSEKSILD, encoded by the exons ATGGATAGTGATGTACCAGCCATGGGTTTTTTACATGGCTGTTTATTGGATGCAAAGAAGGAAATTGCCAAAAGATTTGACAATGATGAGAGCCGCTACAAAGATATTTGGGAAAAGATTGATAGGAGGTGGGATAATAAGCTGAAGACTCCTTTGCATCTAGCTGGTTATTACTTGAACCCATACTACTATTATCCAAATAAAATAGAGATCGAATCAGATGGAACATTTAGCGAGGGTCTAGTTACTTGTGTCACAAAGATGGTCCCTGATTTAGAAATCCAAGATAAGATATTTGATGAACTCAatatgtaccaaaatgagctggGATCATTTGGAAAAGACATTGCTACAAGGCAGCGGAGGAATGAAAATTTTGATCCAG CTAAATGGTGGCTGAATCATGGAACCAGCTCTCCAAATCTTAGGAAAGTGGCAACAAGAATTTTGGGCCTGACATGCAGCTCCTCGGACCATGAGAGGAATTGGAGTGATTTCGAACAA GTTCACTCAAAGAGAAGGAACAAATTGCTTCATGGCAGGATGAGTGGCCTCGTGTATGTAAAATTTAACTCCAGGCTGAAACATAAAAGAGAGAATAAGGCAAAGGACCCCATTGAGAAGCAAGTTGTAGATATTCTAGAAGATGATGACAATGAATTTATCACTGGAGTTGCACTTGTAGCAGATGATGAACAAGAAGAACCAAAAGACCCCCAAGCTGAAGGTGATAAAGAAGAGGAACAAGAGGTTGCACCAGCAGAACCAGAACATGGTAAAAGGAAGAGAGTTGTCCGCCCTAGGTTAAAGAAGAGGGTGAAGAATATTACTGATATTAATGATGGCAAACAATCTGTGCCTGAGATTGTAGCTGCTTCATCTTGTGATacagaaaatgatgatgatcatgatgtCGGCGTGCACCGCCAGTCTGCAAGTGATCCATCTTCTCAGTCTGACTCTGAGAAGTCCATCTTAGATTAG